A stretch of Microbacterium caowuchunii DNA encodes these proteins:
- a CDS encoding dolichyl-phosphate-mannose--protein mannosyltransferase, whose amino-acid sequence MTTSASPLLPTVRPTRYDRWMARVRASPARTRRLDLWTPVAITLLAALARFVNLGSPQELVFDETYYVKDAWSQWSLGYTSNWPEGADADFAAGDPAGFLRTASFSVHPPLGRWLIAVGMWLFGPENAFGWRFSAALFGTATVLLVYLVAKTLTRSTPVAAVAGYLLAIDGLAIVLSRVALLDGFLAFFIVLTFWFVLLDRRTHLARLAERLRDRPPGMFGPVLWHRPWLVAAGAAAGAATAVKWSGLYVLAAVGLYAVVVDALARRRAGVGAWPVDAIRQGVVAFVLLVPVAVVVYLASWIGWLAGSGGHKRQSALAEPLSAFWSWVPTSLQSLWRYHESMYAFHVGLSTPHSYQSAAWQWPLLVRPTSMYWDKSGDTVEAISSIPNPLIWWGGIAAAVFLVVVFIRRRDPAAGVVLLGIGATYLPWLLYPERTIFQFYTAVMAPFLVLAIALTAREIVAGPGTSAERRVAGQRVILVFLVVVTLVSAFWYPVWAGMPVPYVFWRLHNWVPTWV is encoded by the coding sequence GTGACCACGAGCGCTTCGCCGTTGCTTCCGACGGTGCGCCCGACTCGTTACGACCGGTGGATGGCACGGGTGCGGGCGAGCCCTGCGCGCACCCGCCGGCTGGACCTCTGGACCCCGGTCGCGATCACCCTGCTCGCCGCGCTGGCACGATTCGTGAACCTGGGCTCCCCGCAGGAGCTCGTCTTCGACGAGACCTACTACGTCAAGGACGCCTGGTCGCAGTGGAGCCTCGGCTACACCTCGAACTGGCCCGAGGGCGCCGACGCCGACTTCGCCGCCGGTGACCCGGCGGGCTTCCTGCGGACCGCGAGCTTCTCGGTGCATCCCCCGCTCGGGAGATGGCTGATCGCCGTCGGGATGTGGCTGTTCGGACCGGAGAACGCGTTCGGATGGCGCTTCTCGGCCGCACTGTTCGGCACCGCGACCGTGCTCCTGGTCTACCTCGTGGCGAAGACGCTGACCCGCTCGACGCCGGTCGCGGCCGTGGCCGGGTACCTGCTGGCGATCGACGGCCTGGCGATCGTGCTGAGCCGGGTCGCCCTGCTCGACGGATTCCTCGCCTTCTTCATCGTCCTGACCTTCTGGTTCGTCCTGCTCGACCGGCGCACGCACCTCGCCCGTCTCGCCGAACGGCTCCGGGACCGCCCACCCGGGATGTTCGGGCCGGTGCTCTGGCACCGGCCGTGGCTCGTCGCCGCCGGTGCCGCAGCGGGTGCGGCCACCGCCGTGAAGTGGTCGGGGCTCTACGTCCTGGCTGCGGTGGGTCTCTACGCCGTCGTCGTCGACGCGCTGGCCCGCCGCCGCGCGGGTGTGGGCGCGTGGCCCGTCGATGCCATCCGCCAGGGCGTCGTGGCGTTCGTGCTGCTCGTCCCCGTCGCGGTCGTCGTCTACCTCGCCTCCTGGATCGGCTGGCTGGCCGGCTCGGGCGGGCACAAGCGACAGAGCGCACTGGCCGAGCCGCTCTCCGCGTTCTGGTCGTGGGTGCCGACGTCCCTGCAGAGTCTCTGGCGCTACCACGAGTCGATGTACGCCTTCCACGTCGGGCTCTCGACGCCGCACAGCTATCAGAGCGCCGCCTGGCAGTGGCCGCTGCTGGTGCGTCCCACGTCGATGTACTGGGACAAGTCGGGCGACACCGTCGAAGCCATCTCGAGCATCCCGAACCCGCTCATCTGGTGGGGCGGGATCGCGGCGGCGGTCTTCCTCGTCGTCGTCTTCATCCGTCGGCGGGATCCCGCGGCCGGCGTCGTCCTCCTCGGGATCGGCGCGACCTACCTGCCGTGGCTGCTCTACCCCGAGCGCACGATCTTCCAGTTCTACACGGCGGTGATGGCACCGTTCCTCGTGCTCGCCATCGCGCTGACCGCCCGGGAGATCGTCGCCGGTCCCGGGACGTCTGCCGAGCGCCGCGTCGCCGGTCAGCGCGTGATCCTGGTGTTCCTCGTGGTGGTGACCCTGGTCAGCGCCTTCTGGTACCCCGTCTGGGCGGGCATGCCGGTGCCGTACGTCTTCTGGCGCCTGCACAACTGGGTGCCGACCTGGGTCTGA
- the metG gene encoding methionine--tRNA ligase translates to MSTGRSFYITTPIYYPSDVPHIGHGYTTVAVDTLARWHRQAGDDTWMLTGTDEHGQKMLRAAAANGVTPQEWVDKLVSESWFPLLETLDVANDDFIRTTQERHEERVKRFVQAIYDRGYIYAGEYEALYCVGCEEFKPESEILDGTGAFEGLKVCAIHSKPLELLQEKNYFFKLSEFAEPLLKLYKENPDFIRPESARNEVISFVRSGLKDLSISRSAFDWGIKVPWDSTHVIYVWVDALLNYATAIGYGEDEEQFQRRWPAYHVVGKDILRFHAVIWPAMLMAAGLEVPRGVFAHGWLLVGGEKMSKSKLTGIGPSEITDVFGSDAYRFYFLSAIAFGQDGSFSWEDLAARYQAELANGFGNLASRTTAMIERYFEGVIPPAGDYTEADLVIQKTVADAAAHADAAIERFRIDEAITAIWTIVDALNGYITENEPWALAKDDAQRARLGTVLYTAAEGLRALAVLLSPVMPESTEKLWIALGAAESIGRLQDQPLREAGTWGVLRPGTSVNGLAPLFPRIENA, encoded by the coding sequence GTGAGCACCGGCCGTTCCTTCTACATCACGACGCCCATCTACTACCCGAGCGATGTGCCGCACATCGGCCACGGGTACACGACGGTCGCCGTCGACACCCTGGCGCGCTGGCACCGTCAGGCGGGCGACGACACCTGGATGCTGACCGGGACGGACGAGCACGGGCAGAAGATGCTCCGCGCGGCCGCCGCCAACGGCGTCACGCCGCAGGAATGGGTGGACAAGCTCGTCAGCGAGTCGTGGTTCCCCCTGCTCGAGACCCTGGACGTCGCCAATGACGACTTCATCCGCACGACGCAGGAGCGGCACGAGGAGCGCGTGAAGCGCTTCGTGCAGGCGATCTACGACCGCGGCTACATCTACGCGGGCGAGTACGAGGCGCTCTACTGCGTGGGCTGCGAGGAGTTCAAACCGGAGTCGGAGATCCTCGACGGCACCGGCGCCTTCGAAGGCCTCAAGGTCTGCGCCATCCACTCCAAGCCGCTGGAGCTGTTGCAGGAGAAGAACTACTTCTTCAAGCTCAGCGAGTTCGCAGAGCCCCTGCTGAAGCTCTACAAGGAGAACCCGGACTTCATCCGGCCGGAATCGGCGCGCAACGAGGTCATCTCCTTCGTGCGGTCGGGGCTCAAGGACCTCTCCATCTCGCGTTCCGCGTTCGACTGGGGCATCAAGGTGCCGTGGGACTCCACGCACGTCATCTATGTGTGGGTCGACGCCCTGCTCAACTACGCCACCGCGATCGGTTACGGCGAGGACGAGGAGCAGTTCCAGCGCCGCTGGCCCGCCTACCACGTCGTGGGCAAGGACATCCTCCGCTTCCACGCGGTCATCTGGCCCGCGATGCTGATGGCGGCGGGACTCGAGGTGCCGCGCGGCGTCTTCGCGCACGGCTGGCTGCTCGTGGGCGGCGAGAAGATGTCGAAGTCGAAGCTCACCGGCATCGGTCCCTCGGAGATCACCGACGTGTTCGGCTCGGACGCGTACCGGTTCTACTTCCTGTCCGCGATCGCCTTCGGGCAGGACGGCTCCTTCTCGTGGGAGGACCTGGCGGCGCGGTATCAGGCCGAGCTCGCGAACGGCTTCGGCAACCTGGCTTCGCGCACCACCGCGATGATCGAGCGCTACTTCGAGGGCGTCATCCCGCCCGCCGGCGACTACACGGAGGCGGACCTCGTCATCCAGAAGACCGTGGCGGATGCGGCGGCCCACGCCGACGCCGCCATCGAGCGGTTCCGGATCGACGAGGCGATCACCGCGATCTGGACGATCGTGGACGCGCTCAACGGCTACATCACCGAGAACGAGCCGTGGGCGCTCGCCAAGGACGACGCCCAGCGTGCCCGCCTCGGCACCGTGCTGTACACCGCCGCGGAGGGCCTGCGTGCCCTCGCGGTGCTGCTCTCGCCGGTGATGCCGGAGTCCACCGAGAAGCTCTGGATCGCCCTCGGGGCCGCCGAGTCGATCGGCCGCCTGCAGGACCAGCCGCTCCGTGAGGCCGGGACCTGGGGCGTCCTGCGCCCCGGGACGTCGGTCAACGGGCTCGCACCGCTGTTCCCCCGCATCGAGAACGCGTGA
- the rsmI gene encoding 16S rRNA (cytidine(1402)-2'-O)-methyltransferase, translating to MIILAATPIGNLGDVTRRLVQALETATVIAAEDTRTTQRLLAALGVENRPQLIALHDHNEKQRAAELVRRAATEDILLLSDAGMPTVSDPGYGVVAEAAAQDVPVTALPGPSAVLTALAVSGLPTDRFTFEGFLPRKPGDRRRALADLAAEARTMVFFEANSRIAEVLSAMADAFGPDRRAAVCRELTKLHEEVKRGPLEDLAAWAAEGVRGEIVVVVEGASRSAMAFPDAVTRVLELVREGVRLKDAAGEVSAHTGHSSRELYQAALAVRD from the coding sequence GTGATCATCCTCGCGGCGACGCCCATCGGAAATCTGGGCGACGTGACGCGCCGGCTCGTCCAGGCACTCGAGACGGCGACCGTGATCGCGGCGGAGGACACCCGCACGACGCAGCGGCTGCTCGCCGCGCTCGGGGTCGAGAACCGCCCGCAGCTGATCGCGCTGCACGACCACAACGAGAAGCAGCGCGCCGCGGAGCTCGTTCGCCGGGCCGCGACCGAGGACATCCTGCTCCTCAGCGACGCCGGCATGCCGACCGTCAGCGACCCGGGCTACGGGGTCGTCGCCGAGGCCGCCGCCCAGGACGTGCCGGTGACCGCGCTGCCCGGCCCGTCCGCCGTGCTCACGGCGCTGGCGGTGTCGGGGCTGCCGACCGACCGGTTCACCTTCGAGGGCTTCCTGCCCCGCAAGCCCGGCGACCGCCGCCGCGCACTGGCGGATCTGGCGGCCGAGGCCCGCACGATGGTGTTCTTCGAGGCGAACTCGCGGATCGCCGAGGTGCTGTCGGCGATGGCGGACGCGTTCGGGCCCGACCGGCGCGCCGCCGTGTGCCGGGAGCTCACGAAGCTGCACGAAGAGGTCAAGCGCGGTCCGCTCGAGGACCTGGCTGCCTGGGCGGCGGAGGGCGTGCGCGGCGAGATCGTCGTCGTCGTCGAGGGGGCGTCGCGCTCGGCGATGGCGTTCCCGGACGCGGTGACGCGCGTGCTCGAGCTCGTGCGCGAGGGGGTCCGGCTGAAGGATGCGGCCGGGGAGGTCTCCGCACACACCGGCCATTCCTCGCGGGAGCTGTACCAGGCAGCGCTGGCCGTACGCGACTGA
- a CDS encoding TatD family hydrolase: MSENDPSTYVRTREKGARDVSYPQAPEPLTVPVYDNHCHLEIQDGEASLSLDEQLERAAGVGILGVVQAGGDIESSRWSAWAAAAHPRVLAAVAIHPNEAPAYAAAGRLDEAIGVIDELAAQPRVRAIGETGLDFFRTPEEGLPAQYASFEAHIALAKKHDVAMQIHDRDAHDAVLDTLQRVGAPERTVFHCFSGDAEMARIAGERGYYLSFAGNVTFKNAQNLRDALAVTPRDRILVETDAPFLTPVPYRGRPNAPYLVPVTVRFMAAELGVEVDELCTQIAANTVAAYGSFED, encoded by the coding sequence GTGAGCGAGAACGACCCGAGCACCTACGTCCGCACCCGGGAGAAGGGTGCGCGGGACGTGTCGTACCCGCAGGCTCCCGAGCCGCTGACCGTGCCGGTCTACGACAACCACTGCCACCTGGAGATCCAGGACGGCGAGGCCTCGCTCAGCCTCGACGAGCAGCTGGAGCGGGCCGCCGGGGTCGGCATCCTCGGCGTCGTCCAGGCCGGCGGGGACATCGAGTCCAGCCGCTGGTCGGCGTGGGCCGCGGCCGCCCACCCGCGCGTGCTGGCCGCGGTGGCGATCCATCCCAACGAAGCACCGGCGTACGCCGCGGCCGGGCGTCTGGACGAGGCGATCGGCGTGATCGACGAGCTCGCCGCCCAGCCCCGGGTCCGGGCGATCGGCGAGACCGGCCTCGACTTCTTCCGCACACCGGAGGAGGGGCTGCCCGCGCAGTACGCGAGCTTCGAGGCGCACATCGCCCTCGCGAAGAAGCACGACGTGGCGATGCAGATCCACGACCGCGACGCGCACGACGCGGTCCTCGACACACTGCAGCGCGTCGGCGCCCCGGAGCGCACCGTTTTCCACTGCTTCTCCGGCGACGCCGAGATGGCCCGGATCGCGGGGGAGCGCGGGTACTACCTGTCCTTCGCCGGGAACGTCACGTTCAAGAACGCGCAGAACCTGAGGGACGCGCTGGCCGTCACGCCCCGGGATCGGATCCTCGTCGAGACGGACGCGCCCTTCCTGACGCCGGTGCCCTACCGCGGGCGACCGAACGCGCCCTACCTGGTGCCGGTGACCGTGCGCTTCATGGCGGCCGAGCTCGGCGTCGAGGTGGACGAACTGTGCACGCAGATCGCGGCGAACACCGTGGCGGCGTACGGCTCCTTCGAGGACTGA